The following proteins are encoded in a genomic region of Dyadobacter sp. UC 10:
- a CDS encoding phosphocholine-specific phospholipase C — protein sequence MDSRRAFLKKAALLSGGAGMMGFLPESVQRAMAIHPDPGTTYLDAEHVVILMQENRSFDHAYGRLQGVRGFNDPRAINLPNKNKVWLQTDNKGDTYAPFHLDIKNTKATWMHDLPHSRESQVDAYNGGKYDKWLASKRSGHKEYSDMPLTLGYYDREDLPFYYALADAFTICDQNFCSSMTPTHPNRYYLWSGTIREEPSIDSLAVVRNSYFSINKPVKWKTFPERMEEVGVPWKFYQNEIGAIMQFHPGLGSWLSNFGCNPLERYAQYHVKSSADYIRYAKAEVEKLKNEMPGLKEKLAAATGDEKTKLTKSFDNKVALVEKYEADLAQYSEENLKKLSVTERSLHERAFVTNRNDPDYLKLSTVTYEENGEKKTVQVPKSDIFYQFRKDVNEGKLPAVSYLAAPQNFSDHPSAPWYGAWYVSETLDILTKNPEVWKKTIFILCYDENDGYYDHVPPFSIPNPFKPDSGKVSEGIDIKAEYVTLEQDQSQVPKGNAREGAIGLGFRVPLVVASPWSRGGKVCSQVFDHTSIIQFLEEFTSHKSKKSVRETNISEWRRTICGNISTVFQPFDASAYEKPKPVNRDEFVTLIHKAQFREAPSNFKALSAGEIAEINKDALRSAHLPKQEPGTRPSCAIPYELYAEGGLSKDKGAFEISLHAGKKAFGNKSAGAPFIIYAINTYQGEELRVWNFAVKAGDTLTQSWKIADFKGGEYHLRVYGPNGFYREFAGDKNGLDVAVTCAYSNDKSGKPNGDLQFTIYNRSTNALQVSVLDQAYGDQPLELKVSAGGKSVAVKTLKKSHNWYDVSLKIGNSDLIRRYAGHVETGKESITDPLMGNLKT from the coding sequence ATGGATTCGAGAAGAGCATTTTTAAAAAAGGCTGCCCTGTTATCGGGCGGCGCCGGCATGATGGGGTTCCTGCCCGAGTCTGTGCAACGCGCAATGGCGATCCATCCGGACCCTGGTACCACTTATCTTGATGCCGAGCATGTGGTGATATTAATGCAGGAAAACCGGTCTTTTGATCACGCGTACGGGAGGTTGCAGGGAGTAAGAGGTTTCAACGACCCGCGCGCCATTAACCTGCCGAATAAAAATAAGGTCTGGTTGCAGACAGACAATAAAGGGGATACTTATGCTCCCTTCCATTTGGATATCAAAAACACCAAAGCCACCTGGATGCACGATCTGCCACATTCGCGTGAGTCGCAGGTGGATGCTTACAATGGCGGCAAATATGATAAATGGCTCGCCTCGAAGCGGTCGGGGCACAAGGAATACTCCGATATGCCGCTTACTTTGGGCTATTACGACCGGGAAGATCTGCCATTTTACTATGCATTGGCCGATGCATTCACCATCTGCGATCAGAACTTCTGCTCGTCGATGACGCCCACGCATCCCAACCGTTACTACCTGTGGTCGGGCACGATCCGCGAGGAGCCCAGCATTGACTCACTGGCGGTGGTACGCAACAGCTATTTTTCCATTAATAAACCCGTGAAATGGAAGACCTTCCCCGAGCGGATGGAAGAAGTGGGTGTTCCGTGGAAATTTTACCAGAATGAGATCGGCGCGATCATGCAGTTTCACCCCGGGCTGGGTTCGTGGCTGAGTAATTTCGGTTGTAATCCGCTTGAAAGGTACGCGCAATACCACGTCAAATCTTCGGCTGACTATATCCGGTATGCAAAGGCGGAAGTGGAGAAACTGAAAAATGAAATGCCCGGACTGAAAGAAAAGCTGGCCGCTGCCACGGGTGACGAAAAAACCAAGCTGACTAAAAGCTTCGACAACAAGGTCGCGTTGGTAGAAAAATACGAGGCGGACCTGGCGCAATACAGTGAAGAAAATCTGAAAAAACTGTCAGTGACCGAACGCAGCCTGCATGAGCGCGCATTCGTAACCAACAGAAATGATCCCGATTATCTTAAACTAAGCACGGTTACCTACGAGGAAAACGGAGAGAAAAAGACAGTTCAGGTTCCCAAAAGCGACATTTTTTATCAGTTTCGCAAAGATGTAAATGAAGGCAAACTGCCGGCGGTATCCTACCTGGCAGCGCCGCAAAACTTCTCGGATCATCCCTCGGCACCCTGGTATGGCGCATGGTACGTTTCAGAAACGCTCGATATCCTGACCAAAAATCCGGAGGTATGGAAGAAGACCATTTTTATTTTATGTTATGACGAAAATGATGGCTACTACGACCACGTGCCGCCATTTTCGATCCCAAATCCTTTTAAGCCCGATTCAGGGAAAGTATCGGAGGGTATTGATATCAAAGCCGAATATGTGACGCTTGAGCAGGACCAATCGCAGGTACCCAAAGGTAATGCGCGGGAAGGGGCGATCGGGCTGGGTTTCAGGGTGCCGCTGGTAGTAGCTTCACCCTGGTCGCGCGGGGGAAAAGTTTGTTCGCAGGTTTTTGACCATACCTCCATTATCCAGTTTCTGGAAGAATTTACCAGTCACAAATCGAAAAAGAGCGTCAGGGAAACCAATATCTCGGAGTGGAGGCGAACGATCTGCGGCAATATCAGTACCGTTTTTCAGCCTTTTGATGCATCTGCTTATGAAAAGCCGAAACCGGTCAATCGCGATGAATTTGTTACTTTGATCCACAAGGCACAATTCCGCGAAGCGCCTTCGAATTTCAAGGCACTTTCGGCTGGTGAAATAGCGGAGATTAACAAGGATGCATTGCGTTCTGCACATTTGCCAAAGCAGGAGCCAGGTACAAGACCTTCCTGCGCGATCCCGTACGAACTGTATGCGGAAGGTGGTTTATCAAAAGATAAAGGTGCATTCGAGATCAGCCTGCATGCAGGCAAAAAGGCTTTCGGAAACAAATCTGCTGGCGCGCCTTTTATTATTTACGCGATCAATACTTACCAGGGTGAGGAGCTCCGTGTCTGGAATTTTGCGGTAAAAGCAGGAGATACCCTGACGCAAAGCTGGAAAATAGCCGACTTTAAAGGTGGTGAATACCATCTGCGCGTTTACGGTCCCAATGGTTTTTACCGCGAATTTGCGGGAGACAAAAATGGACTGGATGTGGCTGTTACCTGTGCATACAGCAACGACAAATCGGGCAAGCCAAACGGCGATTTACAGTTTACGATCTATAACCGAAGCACAAATGCGTTGCAGGTTTCGGTGCTGGATCAGGCTTACGGCGACCAGCCACTTGAACTGAAAGTATCGGCTGGGGGGAAGTCGGTTGCGGTGAAGACACTCAAAAAAAGCCACAACTGGTACGACGTAAGCCTGAAAATTGGGAACTCTGACCTGATCAGAAGATATGCCGGACACGTGGAAACAGGAAAAGAAAGTATCACGGACCCGTTAATGGGCAATCTGAAAACATAA
- a CDS encoding TonB-dependent receptor yields MKILGVPIVILMVAAGLVMAEGSSAQEVLNRTVSMEAENEQVSSVLSKLEKAAKVRFTYVPEIFPKSAKTTLRVQNEPLEKVLIRLLAPYEVDYQLTGNYIILKKAGTKPGSETGAILPGHAQSKDVAVSGKVTDDKGEGLPGVSIILKGTQRGTTTDIQGDFVLNVPEESSVLVFSFVGYLQQEVSLQGRAQLTVQLMPEDRALSEVIVVGYGTQKKVSMTSAVSAVKGEELLRRPVSNLAQNLQGITPGLTIVDNGGGPGQSNVTIRVRGITTLSGDNNPLVIVDGIEQRYSDINPDDVESISVLKDASSTAIYGSRAANGVLMITTKRAQSGKIAVNYHGFYASQRSNNNPEHMELEPYMRMQNIAYQNVGSPAKYTEAQIQEYVNATDRYKYPLPYTMAEAVLRAAPQINNSLSISGGNENFKTRVSLRYQDQQGIIPNSQSDLTDIRINTDFKVSSKINFGADINYKYVASLAPSNEFKVFERLKHGSIWTVPKYPDGTYGISAQGENALMYAEINGTNRIKNDYVTGSLKAGWDIIDGLNFTSQFAVRKDMVAGKLFFNAYTINDYYDKSIVRKTVPLSSLTESRQNSQEFTWNNLLTYTKTAGNHSVTALLGYSQIERNAQNLSAYRQGFYNNDIQSISQGVNDATKSNDGFENQWGLRSYFSRLNYAYKDKYLFEANARYDGSSRFTGSKQYSFFPSFSGGWRISEERFWNGLSGTVNELKFRGSWGKTGNQAVALYSYYPTLNLATYSFNGVPVQGYVQRQMTNEDISWETTTQHNIGTDVQLFGGRISATIDYYKKLTDGILLVLPVPGTLGLQPTAQNAGVVENKGWEFSLGGRGKIGPVKSEINFNYSINNNNVKNLAGTGPYITGAINEARYITAEGMPINSFWGYKAAGLFQTQEEVDKAVKIGEGIKPGDVKYLDLNSDGKIDAGDMTYLGRSFPKYLFGSSMSFEYKGFSLNLLLQGAAGVKTNLSGALGDYGNLEGFAHKIYTNNYWTPENPGARFPRPTKFDVRNTYQNDREMLNATYLRLKNIQLRYQIPSDLTRRISLDRVAVYVSGTNLLTFSALNEWNIDPESLAGRVQDYPQTSLLTLGLNIQF; encoded by the coding sequence ATGAAAATATTAGGCGTCCCCATTGTCATATTGATGGTTGCTGCCGGTCTTGTAATGGCTGAGGGCAGCAGCGCTCAGGAGGTATTGAACAGGACGGTCAGCATGGAGGCAGAAAATGAACAGGTAAGCTCCGTGCTCAGCAAGCTGGAAAAGGCGGCCAAAGTACGCTTTACCTACGTGCCCGAAATATTCCCGAAAAGCGCTAAAACAACGCTGAGGGTACAAAACGAACCCCTGGAAAAAGTCCTGATCAGATTGCTGGCCCCCTACGAGGTAGATTATCAGCTCACGGGCAACTATATTATCCTGAAAAAGGCCGGCACCAAACCGGGCAGCGAGACCGGCGCAATCCTGCCCGGTCATGCGCAGTCGAAGGACGTTGCAGTTTCGGGCAAAGTGACGGACGATAAAGGCGAAGGCCTGCCCGGGGTAAGCATTATTTTGAAAGGTACCCAGCGTGGTACCACCACCGACATTCAAGGGGATTTTGTGCTGAATGTGCCGGAGGAGTCGTCAGTCCTTGTTTTCAGCTTCGTGGGCTATCTGCAGCAGGAGGTTAGCTTGCAGGGGCGGGCGCAGCTCACGGTGCAGCTGATGCCGGAAGACCGTGCGCTGAGCGAAGTGATCGTGGTAGGGTACGGAACCCAGAAGAAAGTGAGCATGACCAGCGCGGTTAGTGCCGTGAAAGGGGAGGAGCTGCTGAGGAGGCCGGTTTCGAACCTCGCGCAGAACCTTCAGGGCATTACACCGGGGCTTACCATTGTCGATAACGGAGGCGGCCCGGGGCAGTCTAACGTGACGATCCGTGTGCGTGGGATCACTACATTGAGCGGTGATAACAACCCGCTGGTGATCGTGGACGGGATCGAGCAGCGTTATTCGGATATCAACCCCGACGACGTGGAGTCGATCAGCGTGCTGAAAGATGCTTCCTCTACTGCAATTTACGGATCGAGGGCTGCGAACGGTGTTTTGATGATCACTACAAAAAGGGCGCAGTCGGGGAAAATAGCGGTGAACTACCATGGATTCTATGCTTCCCAGCGATCCAACAATAACCCCGAGCATATGGAACTGGAACCCTACATGCGCATGCAGAATATCGCATACCAGAATGTGGGTTCCCCCGCCAAATATACCGAGGCGCAGATCCAGGAGTATGTAAATGCGACCGACCGCTACAAATACCCGCTGCCGTACACGATGGCGGAGGCGGTTCTGCGGGCCGCGCCCCAGATCAACAACTCTTTGTCAATCAGCGGCGGGAACGAAAACTTCAAGACCCGCGTCAGCCTGCGTTACCAGGACCAGCAGGGGATTATCCCGAACTCTCAGTCTGACCTGACGGACATCCGGATCAATACCGATTTCAAAGTTTCTTCCAAAATCAATTTTGGAGCGGATATTAACTATAAGTATGTGGCTTCACTGGCGCCTTCCAATGAATTCAAGGTTTTTGAAAGATTGAAACACGGCTCGATCTGGACGGTTCCCAAGTATCCCGACGGAACTTACGGAATCAGTGCGCAGGGTGAAAACGCATTGATGTATGCGGAAATCAACGGCACCAACCGGATCAAAAATGACTATGTGACCGGAAGCCTGAAAGCCGGCTGGGATATTATCGACGGCCTGAACTTTACCTCCCAGTTTGCAGTGCGCAAGGATATGGTAGCGGGAAAGCTGTTTTTCAATGCCTATACCATCAATGACTATTACGACAAATCGATCGTGCGTAAAACAGTGCCGCTCAGTTCTTTGACGGAATCCCGCCAGAACAGTCAGGAGTTTACCTGGAACAACCTGCTTACCTATACTAAAACAGCGGGTAACCACAGCGTTACAGCCCTGCTGGGCTATTCACAGATAGAAAGGAATGCACAGAATTTGAGCGCCTACCGGCAGGGATTCTATAACAATGATATTCAGTCGATCAGCCAGGGCGTGAACGATGCGACCAAAAGCAACGACGGCTTTGAGAATCAATGGGGCCTGAGATCGTATTTCTCGCGCCTTAATTATGCTTATAAGGATAAATACCTTTTTGAGGCCAACGCAAGGTACGATGGTTCTTCCCGCTTCACCGGTTCCAAGCAATACAGCTTTTTTCCTTCCTTTTCAGGAGGTTGGAGGATTTCCGAAGAACGTTTCTGGAACGGACTTTCGGGTACGGTCAATGAATTGAAGTTCAGGGGGTCGTGGGGGAAAACAGGCAACCAGGCGGTGGCATTGTACAGCTACTATCCCACATTGAACCTGGCAACCTATTCGTTCAACGGCGTTCCGGTGCAGGGGTACGTCCAGCGACAAATGACAAATGAAGATATCAGCTGGGAAACGACCACCCAGCATAATATCGGCACCGACGTCCAGCTTTTCGGCGGCCGCATTTCAGCCACCATTGATTATTATAAAAAATTAACCGACGGTATCCTGCTCGTGCTGCCGGTGCCGGGTACTTTGGGTTTGCAGCCAACTGCGCAAAATGCGGGTGTAGTAGAGAACAAAGGCTGGGAGTTTTCGCTGGGAGGGCGCGGAAAAATAGGCCCCGTCAAGTCGGAGATTAATTTCAATTATAGTATCAATAACAATAACGTCAAAAACCTCGCAGGAACCGGGCCTTACATTACCGGGGCGATCAATGAAGCAAGGTATATCACGGCGGAAGGCATGCCGATCAATTCTTTCTGGGGATACAAAGCTGCTGGATTGTTCCAGACACAGGAGGAAGTCGACAAGGCTGTGAAAATCGGGGAAGGTATCAAGCCGGGGGATGTCAAATATCTCGACCTGAATAGTGACGGCAAGATCGACGCGGGCGATATGACCTACCTCGGGCGTTCGTTTCCCAAGTACCTCTTCGGTTCGTCAATGAGCTTTGAATACAAAGGATTTTCACTTAATCTGTTGTTGCAGGGTGCAGCCGGGGTGAAAACCAATCTTTCCGGTGCTTTGGGCGACTACGGTAACCTGGAAGGTTTTGCGCATAAAATTTACACAAACAACTACTGGACCCCTGAAAACCCCGGCGCCAGGTTCCCCCGGCCTACCAAATTCGACGTACGCAATACCTATCAGAACGATCGGGAAATGTTGAATGCGACGTACCTGAGGTTAAAAAACATCCAGCTGCGCTACCAGATCCCTTCGGACCTCACCCGGCGGATCAGCCTTGACAGGGTTGCGGTTTACGTATCAGGCACTAATCTGCTGACCTTCTCGGCACTGAACGAATGGAATATCGATCCCGAATCGCTGGCCGGCCGGGTGCAGGATTATCCCCAGACTTCCCTGCTTACCCTGGGACTGAATATTCAATTTTAA
- a CDS encoding FecR family protein: MEHYLTYRADDFLQDAKFRDWVLNGDSEGNGFWQLFMERYPEKQKTVLLACAMLKALYELEPLPGDMEKQRTWELIFEKINTEEDSEPRRAHFPIRWGWLSAASVILMALGLGWFFIQRGSFTDHAAYEYQVSHSRIVLTERKNDSSAPQKVKLPDASTVVLQPGSKVSFQENFEENKREVYLSGEGFFDVRKELGKPFTVYANRLVVQVVGTSFTVRSNRNEGAALVKVATGKVKVFAFENFGKPQQTDAAHFVTLIPNQQVTYDLKANRFAKALVKEPVVLSAPIAHPDFYFSNTAVGDIFKTLEKSYGVTIRCNNDNLARCNLTAPLGNEPLFRKLDIICQTIGATYEVWGTEIVITGQGCNP; encoded by the coding sequence TTGGAACATTATCTTACATACCGCGCAGACGATTTTTTACAGGACGCTAAGTTCAGGGACTGGGTACTGAATGGTGATTCGGAGGGAAATGGTTTTTGGCAGCTTTTTATGGAGAGATACCCTGAAAAGCAAAAAACAGTGCTGCTGGCTTGCGCCATGCTCAAAGCGCTGTACGAGTTGGAGCCGCTCCCGGGAGATATGGAAAAGCAAAGGACCTGGGAATTGATTTTTGAAAAAATAAATACAGAGGAGGATAGTGAGCCGCGCAGAGCGCACTTCCCAATCCGGTGGGGCTGGCTATCGGCAGCTTCGGTTATACTGATGGCGCTCGGACTCGGCTGGTTTTTTATACAGCGGGGTTCGTTCACAGATCACGCCGCTTACGAATACCAGGTCAGTCATTCACGTATAGTGCTTACCGAACGAAAAAATGACTCCTCTGCCCCGCAAAAAGTCAAGCTTCCCGATGCGAGTACCGTGGTGTTGCAACCTGGCAGTAAAGTCAGTTTTCAGGAAAATTTCGAAGAAAATAAAAGAGAGGTATATCTCAGCGGGGAAGGGTTTTTTGATGTGCGAAAAGAGCTGGGGAAACCGTTCACGGTGTATGCAAACCGCCTGGTGGTACAGGTGGTGGGTACCAGCTTTACAGTCCGGTCGAACCGGAACGAGGGCGCTGCCCTCGTGAAAGTGGCAACGGGGAAAGTGAAGGTATTCGCGTTTGAAAACTTTGGAAAGCCGCAGCAAACAGATGCAGCGCATTTTGTTACGCTGATCCCCAATCAGCAGGTTACCTATGACCTGAAAGCAAACAGATTCGCGAAAGCCCTTGTAAAAGAGCCTGTTGTGTTATCCGCTCCGATTGCGCATCCGGACTTCTATTTCTCGAATACCGCTGTCGGCGACATTTTCAAAACGCTGGAAAAATCCTACGGAGTAACGATCAGATGTAATAATGACAACCTGGCAAGGTGTAATCTAACCGCCCCTCTGGGAAATGAGCCGCTGTTCCGCAAGCTGGATATTATCTGCCAGACAATCGGCGCCACCTATGAGGTTTGGGGGACGGAAATCGTGATCACCGGCCAGGGCTGTAACCCTTAA
- a CDS encoding RNA polymerase sigma factor, with translation MNSQQARDTTLWKAFKCGDQSSFAEIYELHYAALNSYGRKFCSDLAQVEDAIQELFVTLWRSRERLSEVDNIKFYLFRCLRRDIYKQQMRQERVSEAGFEALLELDDVLLDAQLFQEEELIFRVKAMLKNLPARQLEAISLRYYENFSYREIAEIMNISEKTVRNTLHNAMTQLRENLHHLNPLLQLIFLLLAL, from the coding sequence GTGAATAGCCAGCAAGCCCGTGACACCACGCTTTGGAAGGCTTTCAAATGTGGTGATCAGTCCTCTTTCGCTGAAATATACGAGCTGCATTATGCGGCACTGAATTCCTATGGGCGCAAGTTCTGTTCAGATCTGGCGCAGGTCGAGGACGCGATACAGGAGCTTTTCGTGACGCTCTGGCGCAGCCGGGAGCGACTTTCGGAAGTTGACAATATTAAATTTTACTTATTCAGGTGTCTCAGAAGGGACATTTATAAACAGCAAATGCGGCAGGAGCGCGTGAGCGAGGCCGGTTTCGAAGCCCTGCTCGAACTGGACGATGTATTACTTGATGCGCAGCTGTTTCAGGAAGAGGAGCTGATTTTCAGGGTCAAAGCGATGTTGAAAAATCTACCCGCCCGGCAGCTGGAAGCGATCAGCCTGCGGTATTACGAAAATTTCAGTTACAGGGAAATCGCCGAGATCATGAATATTTCGGAAAAAACCGTCAGGAATACCCTGCATAATGCAATGACCCAGCTTCGCGAAAATTTACATCACCTTAATCCGCTGCTGCAACTGATTTTTCTGCTCCTGGCTTTATAG